The genomic window TGCTATGcactataataagtaattgctGAATAACTCTTGAATATGGTAAACAATTAAtgctgataataatatatgttaataacaAAGAAGAACAATATAGagcatacatttttcaatttatatcaaatttaaaaataactctaTAGTCCTAACATTCAGTAGGTACTTATCATAGACATTTGCAATAGTTCCTaattgtatttagtatttgtaGTAAATAGTTTGTAgccattatactataaattatggggtttatatggaaatataaaatattgtacgttaaattttgtaattttttttctatcttgTAAAGTTGTACTTAttttaggaaaaataaattttattttttatttgctaaAATCAGATGAAATACATGCCTCATTTGATTTgagcttaattattaaagccTTAATAaccaaattacaaaattttagaAGATGCCCAGACAGATCTCATGATAAGTTCTTTGAAAAAactaactttattaatttttatataatacatttaaggaTATTTGATGCTGATTATTTCTGTCTTAGTCTAACACATGTGGAATTTAGATGTGATCTTTGCTTAATGTACAGATTAATCTAATAAAGCAATtgtaattttggaaaaaaatttagatcTGTTGTTAAATTAACTTGAGATTAACTTTCCcatatttatgatttgattttatcaCCTTAAGgtttaaattctaaacaagtaaaaaataaaaattttgagaaAGTTGATCTTAAGTAGACTTAATGACAAATCTAAATATGTTTTcagaattatgattatattactaaatcaAATTGCACGTTTagtaaaaaacacatttaaatgttCATGTTCAATATGTGTTAAAGACTGAAACAGTTGATATCaaatctttttaattaaaaatcttataagtAATCAGTAGAATATTTTAGTTCTTAgaaaaccaaataatattaattaatataaaatgtatagactaaacttatgtttttaaactctttaataataaatataaaacattaaaatttgaaaaatattaaataagaaaatttattgatgttttatttactttaagaatgtataaaaaatgtattatattttttttgttcttgcTCTAGGCTTGATATAAaaacagattaaaaataaatacattctgtctatgttacatttttttttcattttatatttttcaaagaactaatttttgttgtgtatttatcattattattattattattattttttatgttaataaattataactaaattaataaagtgacagcataacaatttaaattgatattttatcagtAGGTAATTGTGAAACAATTCTAGTAAATTCTaacttaatactaaatactaataatatttgattaaatagttaaaagccataggtaggtaatttaacaaattattattaagtttaaactaaaaatttcaataagtaGGTGtcaaatgtacattattatagaataggtAAGTCACTGTAATCGATGagttaatttgaattcaattatgaaagagtacaacaaaaaaaaaaaaactagagcAAAGATGATCTAATTttttggtatatttaataataatattacaagtttaggattacaaaatgtatatattatttttgaaaatacaaagaaatttttacttttattctaTCAAAATACAAACTTAATCCAATCTGTTACTAAAAACTTATTTCTAagtcaatgaaaaatattatcaaatcaaatcaaactaaaaaaatcaacatgtaaaatcaatacatttattgctcTGCTCTGCAGGATTTAAGTTTAGAACTAATGGATTAAACAAatagtatctatttaaaaaaccaaaactcCTTATgtacttacaaatatttaaatatatctaggtaggtattgaatcttaaaattcaaaataaatgattcaaCAAACtaacagtaataaatattatattttaccacaATTTTCTGTTAATTAAACACATAACATGTATGCGAATTGttgtagtaattattttcatgtaaaattgaaaaaaacaaataagtatctaggtacttaaaaagattaaaaataaaaataaataaatcttaaagtaatgaatttataaaatatctgttctttgaatatgaaaaaaactgTACTCACTTAACTCAATCAAaggataaacaatattatccattaaattcttttaacttattatcacTACCTAGGTACATgaagtattgtaaaatatttatatgaaattaaatagattaagAATTCTGTCACTTGTCAGTGTCAAACtaacataatttagtttaaacatGCGTTGCATgcgtgttaaataatatatcacataagtcatcaataaatttatcactAACCATAATTTTTCCTCAGCGACCTTTGGTATTCAACGGTGCGCAGTGAAGCGGGGTGATGTAGCAGCCTCTTCGTTGTCTTCAGGCTCCTTCCAAACATTTTGTGTCAcaggtaaaatttatattgtacaattaagAACACGAATGTCACGAATTATACAAAACACAAAGGTCCACCACGCTCCATCGAGACTCATATCACAAATCACAATCAAATTATCCAAAAGGAATAAGgcttatgatttatgataatgTACGATTTCTTGGAAACTGTAAAGGCTGATGTAAAtggtaatcaataatatagataagaaactacaaaaaaaaattatatttgttatcaatcatatgttttattataccacAATTGTGGTAGTCAAGGACGTTATATATGATTTTCgcggtttatttttttctctttaaatcacataataatattttatgagcaATACGCAATACGTATAGTGGGTTcaaatttggttatttttaataattaattttacatgtttCCCCATGGATCTTATACTACTAGATAAGCAATGATCGTATGGAATGAATAACAAGATAGAGGGCGCTCTTTGATTACCCGATTACTCGTACGCACAaagtaatattgataattccGTAGCAAaggttatttatattgtctatttgaactattattaatgatttattagctattttataaattacctaatgtcacaatttattgttactaaaatatttctaatatacaTATGCACGCCTGTCGTCCAAAACGGCTTACATTACTGCGGGATGTTGTTACGCTGTTCGTAATGCCGTCGACAGTTCCTGTCTAGTAGTTTAAGGTCTATGGTTTACCCAAAAGTATTAGGTATCCTCATGTACGCTTatgattaatactatatatttgttaattgtgCGACATaacagaaattaattattttattttatttttgtgataaattaataatacaaaaacaaaatgttagtaataatgaaaaaaattaaattatttacgtattaactcatttacacattatacatattcataCCCATGTGtggttatatttatacctatacgatatatatataagatatatgtgaaaaataaattatcgataattaaatacctaaatatgtaaaatgttaagtttatacatcaataataatttaacacaaatattatcacTTAGGTAAGAAcgtagatttaaaaatgtttatatttacataataatttgtaatgcaAATgtcattagtataaaaatattttaaaatttcttgtatttttgtcaaaaatcacaatacattttttttgacaaaatgtttttctaataTCTTATAGTAAAACTTAACCTTCatgtgtatacaaattaatacacaCAAAAGGTCTTTATAAGCATAGCACGCGtgcattaataaatacataaataagcaataatgtaagtatttgaaaatacccTCTATAGTTGCTACTATTTAATAGAATGACTATACCCAAGGTGGATGTATATACCAATCCACCTTtggctatatttatatagtcgtaacgatttatgatttatcaatatttaattttaatagtaactaTACCAATTTAACTTCAGGTCCTATTGCATTGAAAAGTGTTCCAATTCTGAgccttttatactataatttttgccACACAAGTACACGccactaggtatattataatatatctcttCAAAGACATCACTGACctttttaggtaggtacctaccgtAAGAAGTAGCCATGTTGACCAAacttcattataaaatgttacaaatcATTTCCATAAATTCCGTAATTTTCCATCAttctttaattatactaaCGTGAATACGTGATATTCAATAATCTCTTTAAGAATTCACTTTGTTGTTTAAaccgaaaataataaagataccTCTTTAACCAGTCATTGTAGTTTGCCAATGACGAATATCTTCAAACACGGGAAACaatttattaccatttttGTTCTaacaaatctataaataaacctataattataacaatatttttggtgAATTAACTAGTCgctaaaatgttatacatataagatataactaataactataatattctctCAATCGGTCTACACATCATCAACatagttttgtaattaattgatataaatattaaaatatataatataatttacaaatattcacaTGTAAAAACATGAACCAcattctacaataatattaaatacattgttaATGATCAAAACAATAGTCGAGCTTAGGTTTTACTGATATTTTTAGTCTGCAGttttcagaaatataatattttttttttgttttccaactttaatacatatattaatctattgttaatagatattatacctaataatcctgacctttttatattttttttggtaagaAGGAAGATGAAGGTTAAAAAAGGATCTAAGTCAAATTGTTGGTCAATCTTTTTTGGCCACTCAGTGGgaaatgcaaattattttgataattttatttttttaaactaatagaaaaaaatatcatgtataatgtatatataacgtCATAAACTTCAGTTAATTCTTAGAGCTTTTTTGGAAGATAATCTAtgccatatttattaataatttaaaaattgttctttgtataaattataattatttttttttatctaatgtttattttttaaagaaaggatgtttgaaaagttttattaattttaaactattaatatcaaaaaaataaaaactgaaaacaatttatttgtaataatatttcttatagttTAAACTTTGACCAAAGCTTTTCCTATGTTTTCTCCATTCAGCATACCAATAAAAGCTTGTGGTAAACTTTCAAATCCTTGAACGACGTACTCTGGGTAAATAAGTTTGCCcttaacaaagaaaaaaatcaatacagtataagtaataaaaaatatagtttatctaggattaataaatattaaaaattatagaaaagcTCACTTcttttataagatttaaattacGTTCAATACCACTTTGCCATTTATCTGCCCATCTACTAACAATAAAACCTTCAATTTTTAGCTGCTTAAAAACTATGGCTGGTTGCAACattgatactaaaaaaaaaaaaaaaaaataatagtatgtaataaaataacaaacgtTAACACATAGGTCATattctatagactatagaattaaaatgtaatttatacctTTTGGTAAATTTTTTGGATTAGTATTATATGATGAAATTGAACCGCATACCGCAACACGACCAAAACTTTTCATTCTATAGATAACTGCACTACTGAAATCGCCTCCAacctacaattttattattacgaataatcgataaatataaccataaataatatttattaaatatatttaacgtttaaaaacaaataatttttcactaaaaaattaacaatttcgtgtaaaattaaaagtagtaatataataataaaaataattttagatacacctagaaaatattaaatcttacctatacattatgtCAGACaagtaatgataaattttcattagTCTTCAATgactttatcattaaaatattttttaaataaaaattagggtaaattgaatttagtaAGTTAGTGAAATAGTAAGTTAGAGAAATTGATGAGGACAATTTCGATTAGagatataaaacaattgacattgtttaataatataaaaggatCAGTATCGGAATCGATTAATTTATCCAAAAAAACACAaggtttatgtataataattataaactgtaaCGATAAGATCTAAACTTAATTAAAGGTATAAGActgtaaatagtatataggtaccaattggctatttcatatttgaattatgcaatgataatatatttaggatGCTTGCATAATGCATATGGTACTGttaagctatttattataataattaataacacgtCATAATTcattactcatattataataattatggcttgtacaattttagttttaaattaaaataaggaaCGTTTTAtctattactttatatttaatatagatttaattgaTAGTTAAATCCGAGataaatggtttatttaagttagttatattttacacacttaCATTGTCAAAGTAACAGTCTACACCATGTGGAGCAGCCTCGAGAAGAGCTGCATTGACatcttttgttttataattaaacgcTGCATCAAATTTAAGAACTTCTTTCAGCCATTTAACCTTATGGTCAGAACCCGCAAAACCAATTACATAGCATCCTATATTCTTGGCAATCTGTGCCACGTGCATACCCACAGCTCCAGCTGCAGCACTTATGACAACAGTTTCCCCTGGTTTTGGAtcgcaaatatttaaaaatccaaataaGGCTGTattgctaaaatataattttcaaacatttttacagcatgattttttttattgcaataatttatcattactatCAAATTTTAGTATCATATGACATCACTGCATATTTGCATCGAAGTGaactataaacaatacaatagtATTTAACAAGGGTGttcgtaaaatttttaagattggGAAAATAATTTCACAACACATGtgattattgtacatatttatatatcatagcCGGGATTCGTTTTGAAAggggttaaatatttaaaggccAAAAAGAAGGGctgtttaaaagaaatatagagTTAATGTATTGTGAAAAATGAATGGtctggtatatttttttggggAGGGGGCCTATGGtctcctatatatatatacatatataatttgtattaatgtatttgatactgtaattattacaatagcttaactaatattataacgtaagacataagtataggtacaacGAATTCAAAAGTAGGTGGTCGCATTCATGTTAATTATACGTTATACAGTATAGTTGTAGAATGGTATACTATCCAAAATTcagatttaattgttaaaattaaaaattataataatgtcataaaAAACACCGATTAATAGACGTTTATAATgcttacattatattgttattattatagtacaataataattataaaacaatagtaataaaagtaggcatgataatattacgagtaattaggtatctaatcaaatataaaaaaacaactattgCATtggcaaaatatttaaataaaatataaattataattaccctGGCATTCCAAGTACTCCAAGACCAAGCGAAGAAGATAAATTTCCAAAATCAGGGAGTATATAAAATGACGGCATACCGTCCTTCTCTAATGTACTGGGATTAATGATACTATGTGTCCTCCAGCCAGTAGAACAGAATACTAATTGGCCAACTTTGTAATCttgattatttgatttgataattCTACATAAATCAGTGAAAAATAACCATAAGCACATAACCTGGAAAGGGCTTGGTGTGACTTATTTGAACCTTAAGGCTCAAATGAATTCCaaattacaactatattagcataatatattctttttgggtaggtaggtaaaatagtttaatagaagtgttaatatttaaatattatatagttgaattaaattcttgatgtttaataaattataatcgattataatatatctaattaaaCTTTACTATTTTTAGTGCTCAATaaaattccatttttaaatttatattatgtttgtgtaACTTGAATCAAATTTGAtgcatttgtaattattatttttaatatcacatTCACTTCTTACATGATTTTTGACTACAATTATAAGTTAGAAGTTTATAACTATCATTAAGTAATATTCTGATAATCGATTACTAAACGAgttttttgttgataaaataaattgttgacaGACGGCATCCAGAATTATATCTTAATTATATCGGATGAAAAAGTTTTaacataatgattaatgataatattattaattattatttatataaataggttaaGACGTGAGGTTAGGTAGATCATATTCAACATTAATGttacttgtaaaaaataataaaatgtatttatagttatcgATAGAACAATTTAAAGTCAATGTACTATTGtatcaattatacaatatattaaatcaatacaactatacatttatatcatagTTTAGGAATGAAATACTGCAGAAAAAGgagtattaatatagttatttatagattattacttCTTCTAAGTCATATgagaataacattatatactataatagagctttgtactaaaaaaattaaaataagtcgtAACGATGTTATGAAAAAGGTTTTAAGTTCTAATACcatagaataaaattgtatttgttttaaaaataatatgatagataattataatgatttacaaaagtactttattaaattttaattcattatttagtaatagaaaataaaggtaaatttaaaaataatgataaataaatgggtgaattttattttttatttaaaaataaccgaaaattgtataattatttaatccgAGAAGtttcattttgaatattgaatatgtaAGTAGGcatccataaaaaaataaatgtacatttacttttacttgtatatcatgtaataataaaattaggtaattatagtttacactttatgttttgtactatcaataatattataataacgacataatgtatagtaataaaattaataatatacattttaaatcaacatttttcatcaacataatatcttataaaatataaataagtaaatgtgTAATGTGATTCCATATTattctcaaatattttatgataaaatagaaacgtttacatttttataaattcgttCTTGCCTTAATACGTATCACGTAAATAATGTTagttcgaaaaaataaaataataagtgttttgttatcatttcggTATTATAAGTACGTGTACAAtactaagtaaaatatatttatttttcataaaatactattgtacAAACTATTATGATGTATGGTTATCgcatataaacaattaaagtgtaataattgtaatatatatatattggtaatttatatttgaagacTTACTTGGCTATTTGAGTACCCATAACAGTTGTTCCAGGAGACACATGATTTGAATAAGGtctacaaaaattttaaatattttctatatttgtgtaagaaatgaatttataggtcatctatattgtatatataataatagtattattattattacctgatGTATGGATCGACACTAAGCCAAATTGCTTCaactaaaatttctaaaaaaaagaaaaaacaataaaaggtcattattaatttgtttaaagtcaatattttaaataatagcgATGCAATTGCGGTTTGtgcaaattaatatatatatatatatatatgttacctcctttatttaattcatccaGCTCTTCTTCTACTAGTTTAAAATTGTCCTCCGTTGGTTCACCACTAAAtggtttttctaaaataaatttttttacaattaccatttttattaactatttcgaacaacaaaaataaataaaaacaaataaaaaaaatagtagatataatagaataatgttTAACAGCTGTGTCCGTTTATTAACTCTTATTTaaactgaattaaaaattacttgtttATTAACAACATTACGAATATCGTTCCTAGTTAATTTAGCTGACCTTCATGAATgtcaatgataatttattgataaagaatgaaatattaatgattaatctaatatcattgttgttagttttagtttaattataacgaTTTGGTCTGTGGCATAGGCATTAGGCAGTGTTCGTCAATTGCATTgagtttttaaactatttgaatataatatatagtatatacatctTTTGCgccagtaaataatttatcacaaattaattaaatcttaattcTTATACATTGATTGggtcagaaaaatattataacgaaaatattcactataatatttttaaatattttattttgttttaattaaatatatatatataaaaaataaaaaaaaatacaaattttaagtgtaatatttttaaattgttataaatcgtAATCAgttataatagacaatagcTATAACTTATTTACTCAAAGTGTATACatgaattaatatgttataagtcaatatcaaaaaacataaCTTAACCTGTTGAAAATTACatcttattaaaactaaaaaaaaaatgaaaatgaaaatacctaacatattacaaaataaattgtaattaatatatttaataaatccgTGATTTCTGGcacaattaacatattataccctTTGTAGTTACTTTAGTCTTAAACcagatttaataaactaaaccaGCGGTTCCCAAACTGTAAGGCGCTTGCCGTGTTATTTtgtcataacaataaaaatatttttatatttaaatactagaaatttgttatttatttattcatgggaggcgcaatttttatttttatttttagagtggcataaactaaaacaatttagtaacatctgaactaaataatataaacatcagCATTTAGttcttatatagtaatatatactatacatttatcaaatggacataaattattatatacctatattatatatatgtatatatcatataaatgtgtgtgtaAGTAActctaaagtataaattaagtacaaaagttaaaaaaaaagttttaaaaggttcatattatattttaatgtaataatggaatgtaaaaaaatgtcaaagaaTAAAATAGGCTACATTCATTTTATACCTAGTAACAAAgtgaaaaatttacaattttttcaaaatttcgagaaattgttaaataataaataagtgccaataaaatatttttctaaattcctCTTTCCACTCTCTAAGctgtttttaactaaaaaaaaatggaaggTACTAGTAAAAAcatccaacaattttttttgaattttatagtgtaatttattatttatattattcgcaATTTTTCATCTCTACAGGagtggataaaataaaatgataagatTTAGAAAGTTGGATGATTAAACtagatttataacaataatgtgttCATAGTGATATAATAAACTGAGAAATGAAAATGTGATTGAAGTACctatttgaaaaatctaatAGACGACTAGATTTACAAAatctaaattacaaatttaaatttaatgactatgaatgttaatgttttttgtattttaaattttaatatttgttttaagttattttttaacacacacatacaccaCACTCGTATACgcacacatatacatacacatatacatatattaaacagttattttatttttgaatatacaatattactatattagccTTCCGGCGCACCCCCCCACTCTTccaatcatataaaattgaatccGAACggttacctaaatattttgtattttacatttgtatatattattattttataatttattatcgttaATATGCatcaatttattagaaatgttattgttgtttaataaaaactattacgtATGCAGCCAAATCCAACAATTGTTTCCTACCTAagagtaggtataaataagaatttacgcaatacataatatatgttttattaataatggttttaatagatttatataatatttgtacaacattgaaaaataaatgaattattaaaaattaggtaattatatagatgttagcaattaaatattaatgttcaatttaaaaataaagtattaatacaattcttatttttgatatcAGATTGacgtataaattatgtgtttaGGAGATCCATGTAGgcaattttgatgaaatattaatatacctacatattggTCCAGTGGCGTAGTTATGATTTTGTTCTGGGGGgggatatataatttattggttaaaTATAAAGTGGGGGGGCTCAATAAGtcaatgatttaaacattaaaaaaaaggctCTGGGGGGGATCTATCCCCATATCCCCCCCCCATAACTACGCCACTGAGTACCAAGAATcgaagaatattaaaaaatattgcaatatatatacctaaagaCTTTATTACAAGACATGTTCACCCCTAAACAATAGTgttcaatttcaatttgtataatttattaaaaatcgtattttatttgttgtgaTTTGTAAAGTATTTgtagtgaaaaaaattatagtaaatataaaatacatttaacagaTTATTGTGCTCTGTTAAAGGCTCTTTTTAATGAAGCATCACATGTaagtgattttaatataaaaataattaaattttttaactacacaGAATAATAGGTAAGCAATAGTAGGTACCGCTTTGCTATATGTTAGATGTAAAGTAACTATAATggttgtgttaaatttaaattcaatgatatgtcatcgaaaatgaaaaatgattctaagcGGAGACGGTATATTATCCTATATTACTAATAGTacattgttatgttttttgatGTTGTTATTTggttaagtaatttatttttttagtaatacagtaggttgaattatttattatattgcatttacaaaaaaaaaaatgtcattatgtatttaaaatatagaaatattcgTGAATGTCCCCTTgaatatagtttttgaattataataactataattaaaatcgcCATTACTCATTTAGACTCCACTCAAAAATTAgagtttatataggtagttatttttaagatttttagttttaatatgaaCTTCT from Aphis gossypii isolate Hap1 chromosome 1, ASM2018417v2, whole genome shotgun sequence includes these protein-coding regions:
- the LOC114119601 gene encoding prostaglandin reductase 1-like; this encodes MVIVKKFILEKPFSGEPTEDNFKLVEEELDELNKGEILVEAIWLSVDPYIRPYSNHVSPGTTVMGTQIAKIIKSNNQDYKVGQLVFCSTGWRTHSIINPSTLEKDGMPSFYILPDFGNLSSSLGLGVLGMPGNTALFGFLNICDPKPGETVVISAAAGAVGMHVAQIAKNIGCYVIGFAGSDHKVKWLKEVLKFDAAFNYKTKDVNAALLEAAPHGVDCYFDNVGGDFSSAVIYRMKSFGRVAVCGSISSYNTNPKNLPKVSMLQPAIVFKQLKIEGFIVSRWADKWQSGIERNLNLIKEGKLIYPEYVVQGFESLPQAFIGMLNGENIGKALVKV